A region of Malaciobacter marinus DNA encodes the following proteins:
- a CDS encoding N-acetyl sugar amidotransferase yields MSTETDLKTDLKVCSKCIYDERVSYITFDDKGVCKYCHQLESLKEEYGTGTKKGEEKFFQIIEEIKKAGKGKKYDCIIGVSGGTDSSYMLYLTKKWGLRPLAVHYDNTWNSAIATENIRKVLTALDIDLYTHVTDNKEADDIFRSFFYADVAEIEASTDLALAEVMYRVAWKYKVKYVLEGHSFMEEGITPVGRNYFDGKYIKSIHNKFGKLPMKSYPLMTFSRFLFSTMFAKIQKIRPFWYIDYNKEDAKKFLQKEYNWKYYGGHHLENRMTAFFHSVYLPQKFHTDMRNNTLAAMVRNGKMSRVDAWNEYNEPPHLEKDLVEYFKKRLELSDEEYEEIMNREPKSWREYPTYKKRFELLRPLFKVLAKANLVPMSFYLKYCFPMPKDEKK; encoded by the coding sequence TTGTCTACTGAAACTGATTTAAAAACTGATTTAAAAGTTTGTTCTAAATGTATATACGATGAAAGAGTTTCATATATTACTTTTGATGATAAAGGTGTTTGTAAATATTGTCATCAATTAGAAAGTTTAAAAGAAGAATATGGAACTGGAACAAAAAAAGGTGAAGAAAAATTTTTTCAGATAATTGAAGAGATAAAAAAAGCAGGAAAAGGTAAAAAATATGACTGTATTATTGGTGTAAGTGGTGGAACAGATTCATCATATATGTTATACTTAACAAAAAAATGGGGATTAAGACCTTTAGCAGTACATTATGATAATACATGGAATAGTGCGATTGCAACAGAAAATATAAGAAAAGTTTTAACTGCATTAGATATTGATTTATATACTCATGTAACTGATAATAAAGAAGCAGATGATATATTCCGCTCATTTTTTTATGCAGATGTCGCTGAAATTGAAGCTTCAACTGATTTAGCACTTGCAGAAGTAATGTATAGAGTTGCTTGGAAGTATAAAGTAAAATATGTTTTGGAAGGTCATTCTTTTATGGAAGAAGGTATTACTCCTGTTGGTAGAAATTATTTTGATGGTAAATATATAAAATCAATACATAATAAGTTTGGGAAGTTACCTATGAAATCATATCCATTAATGACTTTTTCAAGATTCTTATTTTCAACAATGTTTGCAAAAATTCAAAAGATTAGACCTTTTTGGTATATTGATTATAATAAAGAAGACGCAAAAAAATTTTTACAAAAAGAATATAATTGGAAATATTATGGAGGACATCACCTTGAAAATAGAATGACTGCATTTTTTCATAGTGTATACTTACCTCAAAAATTTCATACTGATATGAGAAATAATACACTTGCTGCAATGGTAAGAAATGGAAAAATGAGTAGAGTTGATGCTTGGAATGAATATAATGAACCTCCTCATTTAGAAAAAGATTTGGTTGAATATTTTAAAAAAAGACTTGAACTTAGTGATGAAGAGTATGAAGAAATTATGAATAGAGAACCAAAGTCGTGGAGAGAATATCCTACATATAAAAAAAGATTCGAATTATTAAGACCTTTATTTAAAGTATTAGCAAAGGCAAATCTTGTGCCAATGAGTTTTTATCTAAAATACTGCTTTCCAATGCCTAAGGATGAGAAAAAATGA
- the hisH gene encoding imidazole glycerol phosphate synthase subunit HisH, giving the protein MITIVDYGMGNLGSIKNMFKYIGVESTIENDVDKIKNASKILLPGVGSFDTAMKKINEKDLKEVLNEKALKEQVPVLGICLGMQLLTNSSEEGSLSGLGWIPAKTMSFKNRIDKEYKIPHMGWNIVNKSNESLLIHGFEEFDETRFYFVHSYFVKVENEKNSILKTDYGVEFDSAIQKDNIFGAQFHPEKSHKFGMKLFENFARI; this is encoded by the coding sequence ATGATTACTATAGTAGATTATGGAATGGGAAACCTAGGTTCTATAAAAAATATGTTTAAATATATTGGAGTAGAATCAACTATTGAAAATGATGTAGATAAAATAAAAAATGCTTCAAAGATACTTTTACCTGGAGTTGGTTCATTTGATACTGCTATGAAAAAGATAAATGAAAAAGATTTAAAAGAAGTATTAAATGAAAAAGCATTAAAGGAACAAGTGCCAGTTTTAGGTATTTGCCTTGGTATGCAACTTTTAACTAATTCAAGTGAAGAGGGAAGTTTATCAGGACTTGGGTGGATACCTGCTAAAACAATGAGCTTTAAAAATAGAATTGATAAAGAATATAAAATTCCTCATATGGGTTGGAATATAGTAAATAAATCTAATGAAAGTTTATTAATTCATGGATTTGAAGAGTTTGATGAGACAAGGTTTTATTTTGTACATTCATATTTTGTAAAAGTTGAAAATGAAAAAAATTCTATACTTAAAACAGATTATGGTGTAGAGTTTGATAGTGCTATTCAAAAAGATAATATCTTTGGTGCTCAGTTTCACCCTGAAAAGAGTCATAAGTTTGGTATGAAACTTTTTGAAAATTTTGCAAGGATATAA
- a CDS encoding AglZ/HisF2 family acetamidino modification protein, which produces MLRTRVIPCLLLKNESLVKTVKFKEYNYIGDPVNTVRIFNELEVDELMFLDIFASKENRNINFKILTDIANECFMPLSYGGNIKSLDDAKKIFEIGFEKVVINSNAFNNIKLIEEISKYFGNQSVVGSIDIKKSFFGSQKIYSHHGKYKQSIEVLEWVKELEKAGVGELLVTSIDKEGTWDGYDLDLIESITSNVQIPVVANGGCGKIEHLGEVVKKAKASACAVGSMVVYQKKDMGVLVNFPDRKNLEKYLN; this is translated from the coding sequence ATGTTAAGAACAAGAGTAATACCATGTCTATTATTAAAAAATGAGAGCCTTGTAAAAACAGTGAAATTTAAAGAGTATAATTACATTGGTGACCCTGTAAATACTGTTAGAATATTTAATGAATTAGAAGTAGATGAATTGATGTTTTTAGATATTTTTGCTTCAAAAGAAAATAGAAATATAAATTTTAAAATTTTAACTGACATTGCAAATGAATGTTTTATGCCTCTTAGTTATGGTGGAAATATAAAAAGTTTGGATGATGCAAAAAAAATATTTGAAATAGGATTTGAAAAGGTTGTGATAAATTCCAATGCTTTTAATAATATTAAACTTATAGAAGAAATATCAAAATACTTTGGAAATCAAAGTGTAGTAGGCTCAATAGATATAAAAAAGTCATTTTTTGGAAGTCAAAAAATTTACTCTCATCATGGGAAGTATAAACAAAGTATAGAGGTACTAGAGTGGGTGAAAGAGCTTGAAAAAGCTGGTGTAGGTGAACTATTAGTTACTTCTATTGATAAAGAAGGAACATGGGATGGTTATGATTTAGACTTAATAGAAAGTATAACTAGTAATGTTCAAATACCTGTTGTTGCAAATGGTGGTTGTGGAAAAATTGAACATTTAGGTGAAGTTGTAAAAAAAGCTAAAGCATCAGCTTGTGCAGTTGGTAGTATGGTTGTTTATCAGAAAAAAGATATGGGAGTTTTGGTAAATTTTCCAGATAGAAAAAATTTGGAAAAATACTTAAATTAA
- a CDS encoding acyltransferase family protein translates to MVKDGQRIYFCDELRGFAAFIVMLAHFTVGFNALNGYLYNPKEGEIFPSWFINLLPIDGAFGVAIFFLISGFVIPLSLSNRTSIKFIQARVIRIYPLYIISALISVLFIYIFNLYVGDFSDTFEIYLKSVTLFRDWIGGVAIDGVVWTLEIEMKFYLYVALFLFVLRRYPEYFVLAPAVVTIVCILLFKFDINYPLLGLSINTIIYNLGYITYMNIGVVLFLLYKNKFSIKKSIIIITFLFFVSLFFLYERYNVNFLVIKLYVLAFIIFIYLFKFRSDKKGIFSGFWANISYPLYAVHSTVGFSLLSFFTYKIRINIFVSLFLVIIIVIFLSWILHKYVELPSLKKSQKIK, encoded by the coding sequence ATGGTTAAAGATGGTCAAAGAATTTATTTTTGTGATGAATTAAGAGGTTTCGCTGCTTTCATAGTTATGCTAGCACACTTTACAGTTGGATTTAATGCTTTAAATGGGTATTTGTACAATCCCAAAGAGGGAGAGATTTTTCCAAGTTGGTTTATAAACTTATTGCCAATAGATGGTGCCTTCGGCGTAGCTATTTTCTTTTTAATAAGTGGTTTTGTAATACCTTTATCTTTGTCAAATAGGACATCAATTAAATTTATTCAAGCTAGGGTAATTAGAATTTATCCTTTATATATAATAAGTGCTTTAATTTCCGTTTTATTTATATATATTTTTAATTTATATGTAGGTGATTTCTCAGATACTTTTGAAATCTACTTAAAAAGTGTTACTCTTTTTCGAGACTGGATTGGTGGAGTTGCTATTGATGGAGTTGTTTGGACTTTAGAAATTGAAATGAAATTTTATTTATACGTTGCATTGTTTTTATTTGTATTAAGGAGATACCCTGAATATTTCGTTTTAGCTCCAGCTGTTGTGACTATAGTGTGTATTTTATTATTTAAGTTTGATATAAACTACCCATTATTAGGCTTATCAATAAATACTATAATTTATAATCTTGGATATATAACTTATATGAATATAGGCGTAGTCCTTTTTTTATTATATAAGAATAAGTTTTCAATTAAAAAGTCAATTATAATTATAACTTTTTTATTTTTTGTATCTCTATTTTTTTTATATGAAAGATATAATGTAAACTTTTTGGTGATTAAACTGTATGTTTTAGCATTTATTATCTTTATTTATCTTTTTAAGTTTAGATCAGATAAAAAAGGTATTTTTTCAGGTTTTTGGGCAAATATCAGTTACCCTTTATATGCAGTACATTCCACTGTCGGATTTAGTTTATTGAGCTTTTTTACTTATAAAATTAGAATTAATATTTTTGTATCATTGTTTTTAGTAATTATTATTGTGATTTTTTTATCGTGGATTCTTCATAAATATGTAGAGTTACCATCTTTAAAGAAGAGTCAGAAAATAAAATAG
- a CDS encoding glycosyltransferase family protein: MEDKYILQFGSLAGWPYKIAKELRNRSINSKNVIYLDSEWKDLNRRLKFDRALYKKSDNIFIKIYNLLKYLHDVPKEVSLVHYHSSNIFFRELHWLYEGRLYKKHNIPMIITFGGGDVREIKLANELNEHFFLKNSFSTFIRDIKTKIRFWSWSKRLDYVVTDPEFIDYAKPYFKKVFLFRQPVDLSLIDCIYPDENNDIPRILHIPTEPIVKGTVYIKEAVKRLEEEGYKFEFVLKRQITQEEMYKEITNCDIYVDELRCGSHGVTAVETMAAGKPTITYIRDDLKSKFPPELPLVIANPDTIYDVLKGLILDSKKRYEIGKNSRTYVEKYHDVKVVVDDLLKIYEEISNK, from the coding sequence GTGGAAGATAAATATATATTGCAATTTGGAAGTTTAGCTGGCTGGCCTTATAAAATAGCAAAAGAATTAAGGAATAGAAGTATAAATAGCAAAAATGTTATTTACTTAGATAGTGAGTGGAAAGATTTAAATAGAAGATTAAAATTTGATAGAGCGTTATATAAAAAAAGTGATAATATTTTTATAAAAATTTATAATTTACTTAAGTATCTACATGATGTACCTAAAGAAGTGTCACTAGTACATTATCATAGTTCAAATATTTTTTTTAGAGAATTACATTGGTTATATGAAGGAAGATTATATAAAAAACATAATATACCAATGATTATAACTTTTGGTGGAGGAGATGTTAGAGAGATTAAATTAGCTAATGAATTAAATGAGCACTTTTTCTTAAAAAATTCATTTTCTACATTTATAAGGGATATAAAAACAAAAATTAGATTTTGGTCATGGAGTAAAAGACTTGATTATGTAGTAACTGATCCTGAATTTATAGACTATGCTAAGCCATATTTTAAAAAGGTTTTTTTATTCAGACAACCTGTTGATTTATCACTTATTGATTGTATATATCCAGATGAAAATAATGATATACCTAGAATATTGCATATTCCTACTGAACCAATAGTAAAAGGTACAGTATATATAAAAGAAGCAGTAAAAAGACTTGAGGAAGAAGGTTATAAATTTGAATTTGTTTTAAAAAGACAAATAACACAAGAGGAAATGTATAAAGAAATAACTAATTGCGATATATATGTTGATGAATTGAGATGTGGTTCTCATGGTGTTACTGCAGTTGAGACTATGGCAGCAGGTAAACCAACTATAACATACATAAGAGATGATTTAAAATCTAAGTTTCCTCCTGAACTACCTCTTGTTATTGCCAATCCTGATACTATATATGATGTATTAAAAGGCCTTATTTTAGATTCTAAAAAAAGATATGAAATAGGAAAAAATAGTAGGACATATGTTGAAAAATATCATGATGTAAAAGTAGTAGTTGATGATTTATTAAAAATATATGAAGAGATTTCAAATAAATGA
- a CDS encoding lipopolysaccharide biosynthesis protein, translated as MIKNFLENIYNKGFFHLLGSNFLVQFFGFGLVLFLGKILSAEEIGNIKIIQSYSLFFITFATFGVNVALLKTASEKRPKFEKKAILKKSIVIVLFFSIISIFLLFTLLKLGLLTKNEDIEYWLYRYSIVIPFAALGYLFLAYFQALKEIKNVAKFQVLIRLIFIVLIFIFTYLYGFSGLIYSTIISYILGTIIFFKHLDRNLFKFNIDNSKIKKFNSYAFFSFIGMIITVVGKNSDIYLLDYLEAVKDEIGYYSIAIIFFMAGNVINGTAQSIITPHFSENENNYTWLKNNLLKYQILMIPFSIVVSLCLYLLAYIVVNYYYGQEYSQVLDILIYLLVNYLIISTYTITGGALVGLGVIHSSIYIVLISTFSSLLIGYYLFFSWGVYGVAIGQIIGSIVNFILITLLFIYHIKKIKRNYI; from the coding sequence ATGATAAAAAATTTTCTTGAAAATATTTATAATAAGGGTTTTTTTCACTTACTTGGCTCAAACTTTTTAGTTCAGTTTTTTGGTTTTGGTTTAGTATTATTTTTAGGAAAGATTCTTTCAGCTGAAGAGATTGGAAATATTAAAATAATTCAATCATATAGTTTATTTTTTATAACATTTGCAACTTTTGGTGTAAATGTTGCATTATTAAAAACTGCATCTGAGAAAAGACCAAAATTTGAGAAGAAAGCTATTTTAAAGAAGAGTATTGTAATAGTGCTTTTCTTTAGTATCATTTCTATTTTTTTACTATTTACTTTATTAAAACTTGGATTACTAACAAAAAATGAAGATATTGAGTATTGGCTATATAGATATTCAATAGTAATACCTTTTGCTGCATTAGGTTATTTGTTCCTTGCATATTTTCAAGCATTAAAAGAAATAAAAAATGTTGCAAAGTTTCAAGTCTTAATTAGGTTAATTTTTATTGTATTAATTTTTATATTTACTTATTTATATGGTTTTAGTGGTTTGATTTATTCAACTATTATTTCATACATACTTGGTACTATTATTTTTTTCAAACATCTAGATAGAAATTTATTTAAGTTTAATATTGACAATTCTAAAATTAAGAAATTTAATAGCTATGCCTTCTTTTCATTTATTGGTATGATAATTACAGTTGTGGGAAAGAATTCAGATATTTATTTATTAGATTATTTAGAAGCTGTTAAGGATGAAATAGGGTATTATTCAATTGCCATAATATTTTTTATGGCAGGTAATGTTATAAATGGAACAGCACAATCTATTATCACACCTCATTTTAGTGAAAATGAAAATAATTATACTTGGCTGAAAAATAATTTACTTAAGTATCAAATATTAATGATTCCTTTTTCTATTGTAGTGTCTTTATGTTTATATCTATTAGCTTATATTGTAGTTAATTACTATTATGGTCAAGAGTATAGTCAAGTGCTTGATATTCTTATCTATTTACTAGTGAACTATTTAATTATATCTACATATACTATCACAGGTGGTGCATTAGTTGGTTTAGGAGTTATACATAGTAGTATATATATAGTTTTAATTTCTACATTTAGTAGTTTGTTAATAGGATATTATTTGTTTTTTTCTTGGGGAGTTTACGGTGTTGCAATTGGACAAATTATAGGTTCAATTGTCAATTTTATATTAATCACATTACTTTTTATTTATCATATTAAAAAGATAAAAAGGAATTATATTTGA
- a CDS encoding bi-domain-containing oxidoreductase, protein MKQLLQDLKKGEILLEEIPLPNCGANEVLIKSERSLISPGTERMLLEFGRGSYIQKAKAQPDKVKMVLDKIKTDGLVPTLETVFAKLGEPMPLGYCNAGTVIEVGRNVTEFKAGDRVVSNGAHSEIVAVGKNLVAKIPDGVSFEQASFTVIASIALQGIRLFQPTLGEKVVVIGLGLIGQITMEFLKANGCEAIGVDIDNGKVELARSNGFIALNPANGEDPISFVANHTDEIGVDGVIITAATKSNGPLEQAAEITRRKGRIVAVGAIGMNIPRPPFYEKEIAFHISSSYGPGRYDDKYEVEGIDYPVGYVRWTENRNFQAILQLLSSGGLNFDYLVTHKYKFIEAPKAYNEILNNRDALGVVLEYETKENVKVEKKVNLVASNSSITSSKVGIGVIGAGNFTKLIVLPILKDSTAKLVGISSSKGLSSSLAAKKFSFEYSTTDYKELLKDEKINTIFITTRHNNHASLVIESLEAGKNVFVEKPLAVDMEQLAEVVKCCNRLASESRLPKLMVGFNRRFSPFIQDIHKKTKGRSSGLAMNMTINAGALPKDLWVHDPIVGGGRIIGEGCHFIDTMSFLANSEVESVSSVALNSQKELAIKNDNVILNLRFRDGSIGTLSYLANGNKSYPKEQMNLFCEGKVFELDNYKKVDAYGASGMKKWNQDKGHKDEMVGFVQSIKSSKENLISFESLVNTTLATFAHVRSLEENRVVQISELEDELNELIK, encoded by the coding sequence ATGAAACAACTACTACAAGACCTTAAAAAGGGTGAAATATTATTAGAAGAGATACCTCTTCCAAACTGTGGAGCAAATGAAGTACTTATAAAAAGTGAGCGAAGTTTAATCTCTCCAGGTACAGAGCGAATGCTTTTAGAGTTTGGTAGAGGGTCTTACATACAAAAAGCAAAAGCTCAACCAGACAAAGTAAAGATGGTACTAGATAAGATAAAAACAGATGGACTTGTCCCTACACTTGAAACTGTATTTGCAAAACTGGGAGAGCCTATGCCTTTGGGGTACTGTAATGCAGGGACTGTTATAGAAGTAGGTCGTAATGTCACTGAGTTTAAAGCTGGTGATAGAGTAGTATCTAATGGGGCTCATAGTGAGATAGTAGCCGTAGGTAAAAATCTTGTGGCAAAGATACCTGATGGTGTATCTTTTGAACAAGCTTCATTTACTGTCATAGCATCTATTGCCTTACAAGGTATAAGACTATTTCAACCTACGCTTGGTGAAAAAGTAGTTGTGATAGGTCTTGGGCTTATAGGTCAGATCACTATGGAGTTTTTAAAAGCAAATGGATGTGAAGCAATAGGGGTAGATATAGATAATGGCAAAGTGGAACTTGCAAGGTCAAATGGCTTTATAGCATTAAACCCAGCAAATGGAGAAGACCCTATATCTTTTGTGGCAAACCATACAGATGAGATAGGAGTGGATGGTGTGATTATCACAGCTGCTACAAAGTCAAATGGACCACTAGAACAAGCAGCAGAGATCACAAGAAGAAAAGGTCGTATCGTAGCAGTGGGTGCAATTGGTATGAACATACCACGACCACCTTTTTATGAAAAAGAGATAGCTTTTCATATTTCTAGTTCTTATGGTCCTGGAAGATATGATGACAAGTATGAGGTAGAGGGGATAGACTACCCAGTAGGATATGTAAGATGGACTGAAAATAGAAACTTTCAAGCTATACTACAACTTCTTTCAAGTGGTGGACTAAACTTTGATTATCTCGTAACACATAAGTATAAGTTCATAGAAGCTCCAAAAGCTTACAATGAGATACTAAACAATCGAGATGCATTGGGTGTAGTACTAGAGTATGAAACAAAAGAGAATGTAAAAGTAGAGAAAAAAGTAAATCTTGTAGCTTCAAATAGCAGTATTACTTCAAGTAAAGTTGGAATTGGTGTTATAGGTGCTGGAAACTTTACAAAACTGATAGTTCTTCCTATACTTAAAGATTCAACTGCAAAGCTTGTAGGGATATCTAGTAGTAAAGGACTCTCTAGTTCACTTGCAGCTAAAAAGTTTAGCTTTGAGTACAGTACTACCGACTACAAAGAGCTTTTAAAAGATGAAAAAATTAATACTATCTTTATAACTACTAGACACAACAATCATGCTAGTTTAGTTATAGAATCACTTGAAGCTGGAAAAAATGTATTTGTAGAAAAACCACTTGCTGTTGATATGGAACAGTTAGCAGAGGTAGTGAAATGTTGTAATAGATTAGCAAGTGAAAGCAGACTTCCAAAACTGATGGTAGGGTTTAATAGAAGATTTTCACCATTTATCCAAGATATACATAAAAAAACAAAAGGTAGAAGTAGCGGACTTGCTATGAATATGACTATAAATGCAGGAGCCTTACCAAAAGATCTTTGGGTGCATGACCCTATTGTAGGTGGTGGTCGTATTATTGGTGAGGGTTGTCACTTTATAGATACTATGAGCTTTTTAGCAAATAGTGAAGTTGAGTCTGTAAGTAGTGTAGCACTAAATAGCCAAAAAGAGTTAGCTATAAAAAATGATAATGTGATATTAAATCTTAGATTTAGAGATGGCTCAATAGGAACTCTTAGTTATCTTGCAAATGGAAATAAATCATATCCAAAAGAGCAGATGAATCTGTTTTGTGAAGGGAAAGTTTTTGAGCTAGATAATTATAAAAAAGTAGATGCATACGGTGCTAGTGGTATGAAAAAATGGAATCAAGATAAAGGACACAAAGATGAGATGGTAGGATTTGTACAGAGTATCAAATCTTCAAAAGAAAATCTTATATCTTTTGAGTCATTAGTAAATACTACACTTGCAACATTTGCACATGTAAGATCACTTGAAGAAAACAGAGTAGTTCAAATAAGTGAATTAGAAGATGAGTTAAATGAGCTTATTAAATAA
- a CDS encoding heparinase II/III family protein codes for MSLLNKAKPIYEYIKLMGFDWFVFRVKYELLKKINYFDKVNNKILKKVSSYDVKNFYYKKIDLVNKDFIGSKSFIEKADNALSGKIFAFSNEYFDYNEDGSINWQMNPISKVKADSAIAWNRLPDFGEYGDIKLIWEASRFPQVYYFINAYSITKDEKYAKECIAQMLEWIEKNPYPLGVNYKCGQEISFRIFAWINALEYFREFFTKEDEQKIVQNIYTSLLRVDANIDYAAKSVKNNHSISEAAGLFIGGLLFPQFKESKYFVEKGLNYLLKETSYQVYSNGSYIQHSFTYQRLALDVLSFVMVVSKEMNYNLPIELEQRHQKMIEFLNSFVQQNGWLPNYGSNDGANLFPLTGDNYRDFRSSLNFASVVNRAYSLFEGHKKLVEFFSLEDKETRELDKKIKFNDGGYYILKNKNFFSFLRCHSYKDRPASNDMFHLDIWSDNKNIFCDAGSYSYNTDKKFKNNFIGVIGHNTVMINNSNQMAQVLNFGYSNWTKAKCIDFDENHFLGENYAYKKEFGVVHERDIKLEDDKIIVIDNIKNIKEDTNIKQIWNTKFDIDKIDEYSLKVDEFIISSNIRHKVETSYISDYYNFYDEGIRIVFEIDTPKDFEIKTIIEKKD; via the coding sequence ATGAGCTTATTAAATAAAGCCAAACCAATATATGAGTACATCAAGCTTATGGGGTTTGATTGGTTCGTATTTAGAGTAAAGTATGAGCTACTTAAAAAGATAAACTATTTTGATAAGGTCAATAACAAAATACTTAAAAAAGTCTCTAGTTATGATGTGAAAAATTTTTATTATAAAAAAATTGACTTAGTAAATAAAGACTTTATTGGAAGTAAGTCATTTATAGAAAAAGCTGATAATGCTTTGAGTGGTAAAATATTTGCTTTTTCAAATGAGTATTTTGATTATAATGAAGATGGAAGTATCAATTGGCAGATGAATCCTATCTCAAAAGTTAAGGCAGACAGTGCAATAGCATGGAATAGATTGCCAGACTTTGGAGAGTATGGAGATATAAAGCTTATATGGGAGGCTTCTAGGTTTCCTCAAGTGTATTACTTTATAAATGCTTATAGCATTACAAAAGATGAAAAGTATGCTAAAGAATGTATAGCTCAGATGTTGGAATGGATAGAGAAAAATCCATACCCGCTAGGAGTAAACTATAAGTGTGGTCAGGAGATAAGTTTTCGAATCTTTGCTTGGATAAATGCACTTGAATATTTTAGAGAGTTTTTTACTAAAGAAGATGAGCAAAAGATAGTACAGAATATTTATACTTCACTTCTAAGAGTAGATGCAAATATAGATTATGCAGCTAAATCAGTTAAAAACAATCACTCTATAAGCGAAGCTGCTGGACTTTTTATAGGTGGACTTTTATTTCCTCAGTTTAAAGAGTCAAAATATTTTGTAGAAAAAGGTTTGAATTATTTACTAAAAGAGACATCATATCAGGTATATAGTAATGGTTCATATATTCAACACTCTTTTACTTATCAACGACTTGCTTTAGATGTACTTTCTTTTGTGATGGTTGTATCAAAAGAGATGAACTATAACTTACCGATAGAACTAGAGCAACGACATCAAAAAATGATAGAGTTTTTAAACTCTTTTGTACAACAAAATGGATGGCTTCCAAATTATGGCTCAAATGATGGGGCAAACTTATTCCCACTAACAGGTGATAACTATAGAGACTTTAGAAGTAGTTTAAACTTTGCTAGCGTAGTAAATAGGGCTTATAGTCTGTTTGAAGGACATAAAAAGTTAGTAGAGTTTTTTTCTTTAGAAGATAAAGAAACTAGAGAGTTAGATAAAAAAATAAAATTTAATGATGGTGGATACTATATATTAAAAAACAAAAACTTTTTTAGCTTTCTTAGATGCCATAGCTACAAAGATAGACCAGCTTCAAATGACATGTTTCATCTTGATATTTGGAGTGATAATAAGAATATATTTTGTGATGCAGGGTCGTATTCATACAACACTGACAAAAAGTTTAAAAACAATTTCATAGGTGTCATTGGACATAACACTGTGATGATAAATAATTCAAATCAGATGGCTCAAGTATTGAACTTTGGATACTCAAACTGGACGAAAGCAAAATGTATTGATTTTGATGAAAATCATTTTTTAGGTGAGAACTACGCATACAAAAAAGAGTTTGGAGTAGTTCACGAAAGAGATATAAAACTAGAAGATGATAAAATAATAGTAATAGATAATATAAAAAATATTAAAGAAGATACAAATATAAAACAAATTTGGAATACAAAGTTTGATATAGATAAAATAGATGAATATAGCTTGAAAGTTGATGAGTTTATTATCTCTTCAAATATAAGACATAAAGTAGAGACTAGTTATATATCTGATTATTATAACTTTTATGATGAGGGTATTAGAATAGTTTTTGAGATTGATACTCCTAAAGACTTTGAGATAAAAACAATAATAGAAAAAAAGGACTGA